The segment GTAGCTGAGACGACGCTCCCCAAGCCCCCTGCCACCCAGTACCGCCTCCCCCCGTCGGCGAAGGGGCCGGGAATCCAGCTCAAACTCCCCGCTGCGTCCGCGCGTAGTAGCCCGGGGATCTCCGACTCGATTCGGGTGCTGGCGATCCGGGTGGAGTTCCAGCCCGACAACGTTTCGACCACAACCGGCAACGGTACGTTCGATCTCTCCACTCCCCAGTCCACGGTAATAGACCCCCCGCCACACGATCGTCCGTACTTCGAGGCGCAGCTTCTGGCCCTTTCAAACTACTTTCGCTCGGCATCGGGCGGTAAGTTGGTCATTGTGGGGGAAGTCTATCCCGTCGAGCGGACATCCGCCTACCGACTCCCTCATCCCATGGTCTATTACCATCCCCCGGAGGCAAGCTCGGATCCTTCACTCCGTGACCGCCGTCTGGCTGAGCTTCTGCGCGACGCCGTGGCTCTGGCCGACGCCGATTCCAGCGTCCATTTCGAGGGCAGGGATTGCGTCATCGTCTTCCATGCCGGGGTCGGGCAGGATTTCGCGTTCGACTTCGATCCGACCCCCAACGACATCCCCTCGGCGTTTCTGGACTCGACAACGCTCGCCTCCGCACTGGCCGAAGGCCAGCCGTGGTCCGGCATTCCGGTAGAAGGCGGAAGCCAGTTCGTGAAGGAAGGCATCCTCCTCCCGGAAACCCAGAGCCAGGAGGGATATCAGATCGGCCTCCTCGGTACTGCCTGCCTCCTCTTCGGAAGCTGGCTAGGGCTTCCGGCCTTGTGGAACACAGACGACGGCTCTCCCGGCATTGGCATGTGGGGACTTATGGACCAGGGGTCGGGGAACGGATCGGGCCTGCTTCCGGCTTACCCTTGTGCCTGGAGCCGCGTGTTCTTGGGGTGGTGCGAACCCATCGTAATCGACAGAGGCGACCACTTACCGGTTGCCGCGTGGAAAGCACGGGACCCGCACAAGATCTACAAGATCCCAATCAATGACCACGAGTATTTCCTCATCGAGAATCGCCAGCGCGATGTGAACCGGGACGGGATCGCCCTGGGCCGCGACGTCCATGGCAATCGGGTGGAGCTCAAGTTCGATTCCAACGGCCGGCTCCAGATCCTGCACGAAGGCACCCTCGGCGTGATCACGCAGGTGGACGAGTACGATTTCGGGCTTCCCGGCAGTGGCATCCTGATCTGGCACATCGACGAGGAGGTGCTCCGCCGCCATCTCGCCTCCAATCGCGTGAACGCAGACCCCAACCACCGGGCCGTCGACTTAGAGGAGGCCGATGGAGCTCAGGACATCGGCCAATCCTACGGCCTCCTCTCCCCTGGGTCGGGCTCCCAGAGCGGGGTTCCGGAGGACGCCTTCTGGTCCGGGAACCAAATCCACAAGCTGGTTAACAATTCCGCAGAAGTGGCTTTCACTCCCTACACAGAGCCCAACTCTCACAGCTATTCGGGGGCCGCTTCGCAGGTCTTTGTAACAAACTTCTCGGACCTCGATTCCGTCATGTTTTTCTCCGTACGACGAGAAGGGCTGAAGCAGGGCTTTCCCGTTCACGCGGGCGCCGAGCTTGAAGCCCCTCCGCTGGTGGCAGACCTTGACGACGATGGGGCCGACGAAATTGTGGCCGCCACACGCGACGGCCGACTGTGCTGCTGGCGTGGGGACGGCCGCCCCTTCCTCCCTACCGATCAGAAGATCGGCGTGGTCGGCGTCGGTCACGATACCACCTGGTACCCGGATGCGACCTTTTTCCGGAGCAACGCTACGGAGCGGCCGTTGAACCCTGTCCTCGGCCGTAATGCTTACGGTCCGCTCCTCTTCTGGGGAGTCGGCCGACGGATGTGGGCGCTGGTGCCGCAGGCAGATGGTCCCTCCAACCAGGCGGTACTCTTGCCCGATTCTGTGGACCTGCCCCAAGGCCATCCCCTGCGCTCCTGGGTCCGGGCCGACGGAACGGCGCTCACCCTTTACCCCAGGCGCGGGTTCCTGAGGTTTGTCGAACTGGCTCCTGATCTCTCGCCCCTGGTTTTGGAAGCGGCAGGGCCCGAGAGCCTTTTCGACGCGGTTTTCGTATCGGCGCAGGGCTGCTTCGTCGTGGACGGCAACGGCAAGCTTTGCGCCTACGATGCGGATCTCCAGTTGCGGTGGTCCGCCCGCCTGGCCGACGGCCCAGCCCACCTCGGCGCGGGCGACCTTGAAGGCGACGGGATCCCCGAACTTGTCGCCCTGTCCGCGCGCGGCGTGGTGGACGTCTGGACGGCCGAAGGCGTTCGCGCCCCAGGTTTTCCCTCGGGCCCGTTCGGCCCCTGTTCCGGCTGGCCTGTTCTGGGCGACATAGACGGGCTGGGTGGGTTCGAGATCGCATTCGTCACCGAAGACGGACACGCCTACGTCCTGGACCGCGGCGGCCTTCCGCTGCGGGGCTGGCCTGTTCCCCTCCGCTGGCCAGGAACAGGTACGACCGGCGGGGGTGTCGCGCGGTCGGTAACGCCGGTCCTCGTGGACCTGGACGGAGACGGAGCTGCCGACCTGCTGGCGCCGGACGGGGAGGGCCGCCTCCACGCCCTCCGCTCGGACGGACGATCGCTGCCGGGCTTCCCGCTGGCCACATCCACGGCGGTGGCGGGTATCGCGGTGGGCGACACCGACGGCGACGGACTCGCGGAGCTCGTGGTGGCTGGGTCGGAAGGACTTATTTACTCCTGGGATACCAGCGCGCCGACCACGGCTGCAAGCTGGCCCCACCCTCTTGCGGATGCCTATGCTACTGGCGTCGCCCGAGGAGGAGCCAACCCGCCACGCCCTCCCTCCGGGGCCGGAACCCTTTTGGTGGCCGGAAGCGCCCACTGCTACCCGAACCCCACTGGGGGGCAGCAAGCACACCTGCGCTTCACCCTCAAGAAAGGGGCTGAGGTCAAGGTGGAAATCTTTGACCTCGCCGGCCGTAAGGTGGCCGAGGTGAAGGGGCAGGGACGGGGTGGACTCGAGAATGAGTTGTTGTGGAACACCAAGGATGTGGCTCCTGGTGTGTACTTCGCCAGGCTCACTGCGAAAGCCCAGGGAGCGAGCGAGTCCGCCATTGTGAAGATCGCCGTCACTCCCTGACGGGCGCACCCCAGCGCGCGAACAAGGGACTAACAGGGATGGGAATGCCAAGCCACGTTGCGGGTCTCGAGGCGCGCCACCCAACGACGCGGTGGCTTTGCCGGCTCGGGCTGGTCACCGTGCTTACGGCTGTGACAAGCAAGGTCACGGCTCAGTGGGAGGGGTACAATCACCCTGAGCTCCGCTGGTTCACGCTATCCACACCGCATTTTGAGGTGCACTTCCACGAAGGAACGGAGCGCACCGCGCGCGAGGTAGCCCGTATCGCAGAAGCAGTCTACGAGC is part of the candidate division KSB1 bacterium genome and harbors:
- a CDS encoding T9SS type A sorting domain-containing protein translates to MPLSLFFLVGLVTNPQIGHVAETTLPKPPATQYRLPPSAKGPGIQLKLPAASARSSPGISDSIRVLAIRVEFQPDNVSTTTGNGTFDLSTPQSTVIDPPPHDRPYFEAQLLALSNYFRSASGGKLVIVGEVYPVERTSAYRLPHPMVYYHPPEASSDPSLRDRRLAELLRDAVALADADSSVHFEGRDCVIVFHAGVGQDFAFDFDPTPNDIPSAFLDSTTLASALAEGQPWSGIPVEGGSQFVKEGILLPETQSQEGYQIGLLGTACLLFGSWLGLPALWNTDDGSPGIGMWGLMDQGSGNGSGLLPAYPCAWSRVFLGWCEPIVIDRGDHLPVAAWKARDPHKIYKIPINDHEYFLIENRQRDVNRDGIALGRDVHGNRVELKFDSNGRLQILHEGTLGVITQVDEYDFGLPGSGILIWHIDEEVLRRHLASNRVNADPNHRAVDLEEADGAQDIGQSYGLLSPGSGSQSGVPEDAFWSGNQIHKLVNNSAEVAFTPYTEPNSHSYSGAASQVFVTNFSDLDSVMFFSVRREGLKQGFPVHAGAELEAPPLVADLDDDGADEIVAATRDGRLCCWRGDGRPFLPTDQKIGVVGVGHDTTWYPDATFFRSNATERPLNPVLGRNAYGPLLFWGVGRRMWALVPQADGPSNQAVLLPDSVDLPQGHPLRSWVRADGTALTLYPRRGFLRFVELAPDLSPLVLEAAGPESLFDAVFVSAQGCFVVDGNGKLCAYDADLQLRWSARLADGPAHLGAGDLEGDGIPELVALSARGVVDVWTAEGVRAPGFPSGPFGPCSGWPVLGDIDGLGGFEIAFVTEDGHAYVLDRGGLPLRGWPVPLRWPGTGTTGGGVARSVTPVLVDLDGDGAADLLAPDGEGRLHALRSDGRSLPGFPLATSTAVAGIAVGDTDGDGLAELVVAGSEGLIYSWDTSAPTTAASWPHPLADAYATGVARGGANPPRPPSGAGTLLVAGSAHCYPNPTGGQQAHLRFTLKKGAEVKVEIFDLAGRKVAEVKGQGRGGLENELLWNTKDVAPGVYFARLTAKAQGASESAIVKIAVTP